In Candidatus Bathyanammoxibius amoris, the following are encoded in one genomic region:
- the dnaK gene encoding molecular chaperone DnaK, protein MAERERIIGIDLGTTNSVVAVMEGDQPTVIINSQGSRLTPSCVGFTDKGERLVGLLAKRQAIINPNNTIFSIKRFMGRRHSEVSAEEKIVPFKIVGAPEELVKVEARGKDYTPPEISAMVLQDLKKTAEEYLGHPVKKAVITVPAYFNDSQRQATKDAGQIAGLDVVRIINEPTASCLAYGLEKKKTGKLAIFDLGGGTFDISILEVGDGVFQVLSTNGDTHLGGDDLDDVLINYLADEFEKENGIDLRKDAMAHQRLKETAEKAKCELSTSKSTDINLPFITADQTGPKHLTTSITRAKFEQMVEHLIQRCKGPCESALADAKFSPDDVDEVVLVGGQTRMPRVQELVKEIFHKAPCKGVNPDEVVAVGAAIQGAVLSGEVKDVLLLDVTPLSLGIETLGGVMTTLIQRNTTIPTGKKEVFSTAADNQTAVDIHVQQGERPMAKDNRTLGRFQLAGLPPAPRGMPQIEVSFDIDANGILNVNAKDTGTGKEQSIIIKSSSGLSEEEVEKMRKDAEKHSEEDKNVRELAEVKNQADQMTYATEKTMAEHGDKIDQADRDAVTRALDRLKSLKDSNDAGEIKKALDELTQASHKLAQAMYEATAKQEAGPEPGADAGAGPGAGAAGGGKKKEKPGGEEVIDADYDVKD, encoded by the coding sequence ATGGCCGAAAGGGAAAGGATAATCGGTATAGACCTGGGCACCACTAACTCCGTTGTTGCCGTAATGGAGGGTGACCAGCCTACGGTAATCATAAATTCCCAAGGCAGCAGACTCACCCCTTCCTGTGTCGGGTTTACCGATAAGGGGGAGCGCCTGGTGGGCCTGCTGGCCAAGCGACAGGCAATTATAAACCCGAATAATACCATCTTCTCTATAAAGCGTTTCATGGGCCGGAGACACAGCGAGGTATCCGCGGAAGAGAAGATTGTTCCGTTCAAGATAGTAGGTGCGCCGGAAGAGCTTGTAAAGGTAGAGGCAAGGGGTAAAGACTACACGCCGCCGGAAATCTCCGCCATGGTACTGCAGGACTTGAAGAAAACTGCGGAGGAATATCTTGGCCATCCGGTCAAAAAAGCCGTCATCACCGTACCGGCGTATTTCAACGACAGCCAGCGCCAGGCCACCAAAGACGCCGGTCAGATAGCCGGCCTCGACGTGGTACGAATAATCAATGAACCTACGGCCTCCTGCCTCGCCTACGGCCTCGAGAAGAAGAAAACAGGCAAGCTGGCAATATTTGACCTTGGGGGAGGCACGTTTGACATCTCCATACTGGAGGTGGGTGACGGGGTATTCCAGGTCCTTTCCACCAACGGCGACACCCACCTGGGAGGAGACGACCTGGACGATGTCCTTATAAACTATCTGGCAGATGAGTTCGAGAAGGAAAACGGCATAGACCTTAGAAAAGACGCTATGGCACACCAGCGTCTGAAGGAAACGGCAGAAAAGGCAAAGTGTGAGCTCTCCACCTCAAAGAGTACGGATATAAACCTTCCCTTCATCACGGCAGACCAGACGGGACCAAAACACCTTACCACAAGCATTACACGCGCGAAATTCGAGCAAATGGTCGAACACCTGATACAGAGGTGTAAGGGGCCCTGTGAGAGCGCCCTGGCCGACGCAAAGTTCTCTCCAGACGATGTGGACGAGGTCGTTCTGGTGGGCGGTCAGACCAGGATGCCCAGGGTACAAGAGCTGGTCAAAGAGATATTCCATAAAGCACCGTGCAAGGGTGTAAACCCTGACGAGGTGGTGGCCGTTGGGGCGGCCATTCAGGGCGCTGTACTCTCTGGCGAGGTCAAAGACGTGCTTTTGCTGGACGTGACCCCGCTCTCACTGGGCATTGAGACCCTGGGAGGCGTAATGACCACTCTTATACAGAGAAATACCACCATACCGACCGGCAAGAAAGAGGTGTTTTCCACCGCTGCCGATAACCAGACGGCCGTAGACATCCACGTCCAGCAGGGAGAACGGCCCATGGCGAAGGATAACCGTACACTGGGCCGTTTCCAGCTGGCCGGCCTCCCGCCGGCGCCCCGGGGCATGCCCCAGATAGAGGTCTCTTTTGACATAGACGCTAACGGTATACTGAACGTAAATGCAAAGGATACGGGCACGGGCAAGGAACAGTCTATCATCATAAAGTCGTCTTCCGGCCTCTCAGAGGAAGAGGTTGAAAAGATGAGGAAGGATGCTGAAAAACACAGCGAAGAGGACAAGAATGTCAGAGAGCTTGCGGAAGTAAAGAACCAGGCCGACCAGATGACATATGCCACCGAAAAGACAATGGCGGAACATGGGGACAAGATAGATCAGGCCGATAGAGACGCCGTTACCAGGGCATTAGACAGATTAAAATCTTTAAAGGATAGTAACGACGCCGGGGAGATTAAAAAGGCCCTCGATGAGCTTACACAGGCCTCCCACAAGTTGGCACAGGCCATGTACGAAGCTACCGCAAAACAGGAGGCCGGGCCGGAACCTGGTGCAGACGCGGGCGCGGGTCCGGGCGCAGGTGCAGCAGGTGGCGGCAAGAAAAAAGAAAAACCGGGTGGTGAAGAGGTCATTGACGCCGACTACGATGTAAAGGACTAG
- the dapB gene encoding 4-hydroxy-tetrahydrodipicolinate reductase, protein MIKVAVNGACGRMGSSVVANVLNDGELQLVAALEHEGHQLLGQDVGTAQGQGESGVKVSRGFNGKADVLIDFSEPACSVEKAVNFASAGTALVICTTGHTPEQTAKIKETARQVPCLISPNMSLGVNLIFQLAARVAKTLGDDYDIEIVEVHHRFKKDSPSGTAIKIADEICKSTGKKLDDVAVYGREGQVGERSRGEIGIHAIRAGDTVGDHKVVFGNLGETIELVHSAHSRDTFAMGAIKAAKYVVNKPPGLYDMKDVIHV, encoded by the coding sequence ATGATTAAGGTCGCGGTTAACGGGGCCTGTGGCCGAATGGGCTCAAGTGTTGTGGCAAACGTATTGAATGACGGGGAACTTCAGCTTGTAGCGGCGCTGGAACATGAGGGGCATCAGCTCCTTGGCCAAGATGTTGGGACCGCCCAGGGACAGGGGGAAAGCGGCGTAAAGGTGTCGCGTGGGTTTAACGGCAAGGCAGACGTCCTCATCGATTTTTCTGAACCAGCCTGTAGTGTGGAAAAAGCGGTCAATTTTGCCTCTGCGGGCACGGCCCTGGTAATATGTACCACGGGACACACCCCCGAACAGACCGCCAAAATCAAGGAAACTGCCCGCCAGGTGCCATGTCTTATCAGCCCGAATATGAGCCTCGGGGTAAACCTCATCTTCCAGCTCGCAGCCCGGGTGGCCAAGACGCTGGGGGATGATTATGACATTGAGATTGTGGAGGTACACCATCGGTTCAAAAAAGACTCTCCAAGTGGCACGGCCATTAAGATTGCCGACGAAATCTGCAAATCGACAGGAAAGAAACTGGATGATGTGGCCGTCTATGGCCGCGAAGGCCAGGTCGGGGAACGCTCTAGGGGCGAGATAGGTATACACGCCATAAGGGCGGGAGATACCGTGGGGGATCATAAGGTCGTCTTTGGAAACCTGGGAGAGACCATCGAACTCGTCCACAGCGCGCACAGCCGTGACACCTTTGCCATGGGGGCGATCAAGGCGGCAAAATACGTCGTGAATAAGCCGCCGGGGCTATACGATATGAAAGACGTGATACATGTCTAG